One segment of Deltaproteobacteria bacterium DNA contains the following:
- a CDS encoding response regulator, which produces MKNHPKKKTILVVDDEEQICNVIKKVLLQEGYQIFTAFNGETALNQLKKSSVDLMLVDLKMPSMNGLELLQQARTIQKNLKSILLTAYGTASAARDAMFLGVFDFLTKPFDIQLLKKVVKEALGDQR; this is translated from the coding sequence ATGAAAAACCATCCCAAGAAGAAAACTATTCTTGTTGTCGATGATGAAGAGCAAATTTGCAATGTGATCAAAAAGGTGTTGCTTCAGGAAGGATATCAAATTTTTACCGCTTTCAATGGAGAGACGGCGTTAAATCAATTAAAAAAAAGTTCCGTGGATCTCATGCTGGTCGATCTGAAAATGCCCTCCATGAACGGATTGGAACTGTTGCAACAAGCGCGGACTATTCAAAAAAATTTAAAGTCAATCTTGTTAACAGCCTACGGAACCGCCTCAGCCGCCAGAGATGCCATGTTCCTCGGTGTCTTCGATTTTCTGACGAAACCCTTTGACATTCAGTTGCTCAAAAAGGTGGTCAAGGAGGCTCTAGGTGATCAACGGTAG